Proteins encoded by one window of Salmonirosea aquatica:
- the uvrB gene encoding excinuclease ABC subunit UvrB, producing the protein MNFELTSEYVPTGDQPQAIEQLVQGLRDGERAQTLLGVTGSGKTFTVANVIQQINRPTLVLSHNKTLAAQLYGEFKQFFPNNAVEYFISYYDYYQPEAFIATTGTYIEKDLMINQEIDKLRLSTVSSLMSGRRDIVVIASVSCIYGAGNPNEYKKSILRVGVGQITSRNQFLFRLVEILYSRTEVEFSRGTFRVKGDTVDIYPGYADFAYRIIFFGDEIEEIQRIEPNSGKKISSEKKIAIFPANLFVTGRDVLMDSIKQIQDDLTAQIRYFAGEGRLLEAERIKERTEFDMEMMRELGYCSGIENYSRYFDRRLPGQRPFCLLDYFPEDFLMVVDESHVTMPQIRAMWGGDRSRKESLVEYGFRLPSAMDNRPLTFQEFADLTPQTLFVSATPADYELRLTDGVVVEQIIRPTGLLDPEIDVRPSLNQIDDLLSEIDTRIKRGERVLVTTLTKRMAEEMSKYLDRVGVKGRYIHSDVKTLDRVEILRELRLGVFDVLVGVNLLREGLDLPEVSLVAIMDADKEGFLRDIRSLIQTIGRAARNENGKVLMYADRITGSMRSAIDETNRRRAIQMAYNEEHGITPKTILKSREAIMEQTSIADSKVKKMYVEPDEIRIAADPVVQYMGKGDLQKLIAETQRKMEAAAKDLDFLEAARYRDELVQLKERLKGEKVG; encoded by the coding sequence ATGAATTTCGAACTGACTTCCGAATACGTTCCTACCGGTGACCAGCCTCAGGCCATCGAACAACTCGTGCAGGGCCTGCGCGACGGCGAACGTGCCCAAACGTTGCTCGGCGTGACTGGCTCCGGCAAAACCTTTACCGTCGCCAACGTCATCCAGCAGATCAACCGCCCGACGCTGGTACTCAGCCATAATAAAACGCTCGCCGCTCAGCTCTACGGCGAATTCAAGCAGTTTTTTCCTAACAATGCCGTCGAGTACTTCATCAGCTATTACGACTACTACCAGCCCGAGGCGTTCATTGCCACCACAGGTACTTATATCGAGAAAGACCTGATGATCAATCAGGAAATCGACAAGCTTCGGTTGTCCACGGTGTCGTCGTTGATGAGCGGACGCCGTGACATCGTTGTCATTGCGTCGGTATCGTGCATCTACGGCGCGGGCAATCCCAATGAATACAAGAAAAGTATTTTGCGCGTGGGTGTGGGACAAATTACCAGTCGCAATCAGTTCCTGTTCAGATTAGTAGAAATCCTGTATAGCCGGACGGAGGTGGAATTTTCGCGGGGTACTTTCCGGGTCAAAGGCGACACGGTGGATATTTATCCCGGCTACGCAGATTTTGCTTACCGCATTATTTTCTTCGGCGACGAGATTGAAGAAATCCAGCGCATCGAGCCCAATTCGGGCAAGAAGATTTCCAGTGAAAAGAAAATCGCCATTTTTCCGGCCAACCTCTTCGTTACGGGCCGCGACGTACTGATGGATTCTATCAAACAAATCCAGGACGACCTTACGGCGCAGATCAGGTACTTTGCTGGGGAAGGTCGCCTGCTGGAAGCTGAGCGCATCAAGGAACGCACCGAATTTGACATGGAAATGATGCGTGAACTGGGGTACTGCTCGGGCATCGAGAACTATTCAAGGTACTTCGACCGCCGCCTGCCGGGTCAGCGGCCTTTCTGTTTGCTGGACTATTTCCCCGAGGATTTCCTGATGGTCGTAGACGAGAGTCACGTGACTATGCCGCAGATCAGGGCGATGTGGGGCGGCGACCGCTCCCGCAAGGAATCGTTGGTGGAATATGGCTTTCGGCTGCCCTCGGCGATGGACAATCGCCCGCTGACTTTTCAGGAATTCGCCGATCTTACGCCCCAAACCCTTTTCGTAAGTGCGACCCCCGCCGACTACGAACTCCGCCTGACCGATGGGGTAGTTGTAGAACAAATCATCCGCCCTACCGGACTCTTGGACCCCGAAATCGACGTGCGGCCCAGCCTCAACCAGATCGATGATCTGCTTTCTGAAATCGACACGCGCATCAAGCGCGGCGAGCGTGTGCTGGTAACTACCCTGACCAAACGCATGGCCGAGGAAATGAGCAAGTACCTCGACCGCGTCGGCGTGAAGGGCAGGTACATTCACTCGGATGTGAAAACGTTGGATCGAGTCGAAATTCTGCGCGAACTGCGGCTGGGTGTGTTTGACGTGCTGGTGGGCGTGAACCTGCTGCGTGAGGGACTTGACCTACCCGAGGTGTCGCTCGTGGCGATCATGGACGCTGATAAAGAGGGTTTCCTGCGCGACATCCGCTCGCTGATCCAGACGATCGGCCGCGCCGCCCGGAACGAAAACGGCAAGGTACTTATGTACGCCGACCGCATCACGGGCTCAATGCGCTCTGCTATTGACGAAACCAACCGACGCCGCGCCATCCAGATGGCCTACAACGAGGAACACGGCATCACGCCAAAAACAATTCTGAAATCACGCGAAGCCATCATGGAGCAAACGTCCATCGCCGATTCCAAGGTGAAGAAGATGTACGTGGAGCCCGACGAAATCCGCATTGCCGCTGACCCCGTGGTACAGTACATGGGCAAGGGCGATCTTCAGAAGCTCATCGCCGAAACCCAGCGCAAAATGGAAGCCGCCGCGAAGGATCTGGACTTTCTGGAAGCGGCTAGATACCGGGATGAGTTGGTGCAGTTGAAGGAGCGGCTGAAGGGGGAGAAGGTAGGGTAG
- a CDS encoding type II toxin-antitoxin system RelE/ParE family toxin encodes MANKVRAIPVFERKYKRFLKKFSSLEQEVDDLIAKLKANPTLGVSLGSGLYKIRLASRSKGGGKSGGFRVVTYLIDEREDGIDIYLVTIFDKSEESSIDKKVLVKIVKRLFG; translated from the coding sequence ATGGCGAATAAAGTCAGAGCCATCCCTGTTTTTGAAAGAAAGTACAAACGATTTTTGAAGAAATTTTCGTCTCTTGAACAGGAAGTTGATGACTTAATTGCTAAACTGAAAGCAAATCCAACACTCGGCGTTTCCCTGGGTTCAGGACTCTATAAAATCAGGTTGGCGAGTCGCAGCAAAGGTGGCGGCAAAAGCGGCGGTTTTAGAGTCGTGACCTACCTGATAGATGAAAGGGAAGATGGGATAGATATTTATCTCGTTACTATATTCGATAAGTCTGAAGAAAGCAGTATCGATAAAAAAGTTTTAGTAAAAATCGTCAAACGATTATTTGGGTGA
- a CDS encoding alpha/beta hydrolase, which yields MINKLTTLLFRFAALSCWAFSITSCAVRKTANLTYQQGTSQLPEQKLDVYAPRKVKSPRPVLVFIHGGNWNSGRKSQYWPMGRNFARKGIVTVIIDYPLSPAANYDDMAKASAKAVQWTMENIEKYGGDTSRLYLSGHSAGGHLAALIGLDDKYFEALSMNNPTTGLVLVDAAGLDMYNYLLEKKYDADNTYIKTFTNDPKIWKKASPRYYLRENMPPMLIYRGGDTYESIEKSTEAFMGDYRKFVPNPRYQVLKGKKHVPMIVQFFSPWNNLYPEITEFMEKGGKAKGIDRSKIIH from the coding sequence TTGATCAACAAACTAACTACCCTCCTCTTTCGCTTCGCTGCCCTATCGTGCTGGGCTTTCTCCATAACCAGTTGCGCCGTTAGGAAAACCGCCAACCTGACCTACCAGCAGGGTACCTCCCAACTTCCCGAACAAAAACTCGATGTGTACGCACCGCGTAAAGTCAAATCGCCGCGTCCGGTGCTGGTTTTTATTCATGGCGGCAATTGGAATTCGGGCAGAAAATCGCAGTACTGGCCCATGGGTCGAAATTTTGCCCGGAAGGGTATCGTCACGGTCATCATCGACTACCCCCTGAGTCCGGCGGCGAATTACGACGACATGGCCAAAGCCTCGGCCAAAGCGGTACAATGGACGATGGAAAATATCGAAAAGTACGGCGGTGATACCAGCCGTTTGTATTTGTCAGGCCATTCGGCGGGCGGACATCTGGCCGCGCTCATCGGGCTGGATGATAAGTACTTTGAAGCCCTTTCGATGAATAATCCTACGACGGGCCTGGTACTTGTCGACGCCGCTGGGCTAGATATGTACAACTACCTTTTGGAGAAGAAGTACGACGCCGATAATACCTACATAAAGACTTTTACCAACGATCCCAAAATCTGGAAAAAAGCCTCGCCCAGGTATTACCTGCGGGAAAATATGCCCCCGATGCTAATCTACCGGGGCGGTGATACCTATGAATCCATCGAGAAAAGTACCGAAGCATTTATGGGCGATTATCGGAAATTTGTTCCTAATCCCCGCTATCAGGTACTTAAAGGCAAGAAGCACGTCCCGATGATCGTGCAGTTTTTTTCCCCCTGGAACAATCTTTATCCTGAAATTACAGAGTTTATGGAAAAGGGTGGAAAAGCGAAAGGGATTGATCGAAGCAAAATCATTCACTGA
- a CDS encoding TIGR01777 family oxidoreductase, with product MKKTVLITGGTGLIGRRLTEMLLERDYRVAYLSRSEDKSYPDVSVYHWDIKKEAVDPRALDSMDYLVHLAGAGIADERWTDERKKVIIESRTESIELLAHIMKAQGQRPKAFVSSSAVGYYGADTGNVKHTEQSPPGSDFLAEVTKKWEEAAECVHELGVRTVKLRTGVVLSDKDGALPRIAAPARYGFGAPLGDGTQWMSWIHIDDMCRLYIEALENENWEGVYNGVASPPVTNAELTRLICEVLDRPQWIPRVPEFALDFAFGEMAEVVLGSSYVENARLRTTDFKYQFPDLKEALHDLLLKK from the coding sequence ATGAAAAAAACCGTGTTGATTACCGGAGGTACGGGCCTGATTGGCCGCCGACTGACCGAAATGCTGCTTGAACGTGACTACCGCGTGGCGTACCTGAGTCGTTCTGAGGATAAAAGCTACCCCGATGTGTCGGTGTATCATTGGGATATCAAAAAAGAGGCCGTCGATCCGCGCGCCCTGGACAGCATGGATTACCTGGTACACCTGGCCGGGGCGGGCATTGCCGATGAGCGATGGACCGATGAGCGCAAAAAGGTGATTATAGAAAGCCGCACCGAAAGCATCGAACTGCTGGCCCACATTATGAAAGCGCAGGGCCAGCGCCCTAAGGCTTTCGTATCTTCCTCGGCTGTGGGATATTACGGTGCCGACACGGGTAACGTAAAACATACCGAGCAATCGCCGCCCGGCTCCGATTTCCTGGCCGAGGTGACAAAAAAGTGGGAAGAAGCCGCCGAGTGCGTGCATGAACTGGGCGTGCGCACTGTGAAGCTCCGCACGGGCGTAGTACTGAGCGATAAGGACGGCGCCCTGCCTCGCATTGCCGCCCCCGCCCGCTACGGATTTGGGGCACCGCTCGGCGACGGTACCCAATGGATGTCCTGGATACATATCGACGATATGTGCCGCCTGTACATCGAAGCGCTGGAAAATGAAAACTGGGAGGGTGTGTACAATGGCGTGGCCAGCCCGCCAGTGACCAACGCCGAACTCACCAGGCTCATTTGTGAAGTACTGGATCGCCCGCAGTGGATTCCCAGGGTACCTGAGTTTGCCCTGGATTTTGCTTTTGGCGAAATGGCCGAAGTAGTGCTGGGCAGTAGCTACGTGGAGAATGCCCGCCTGCGGACGACGGATTTCAAGTACCAATTTCCGGACTTGAAAGAGGCTTTGCATGATTTGCTCTTGAAAAAATAA
- a CDS encoding polysaccharide biosynthesis protein, whose translation MIERIFRSVLDSYHHRFVSRRLILAIDLTIVLFSFLAASVLRFNFDVSEINWPVYRYYVLVLLLVRWGYFLGFRSYHGIVRHTSLEDMWLIFRTVSLSSLTVILASAAAAYFLDRIILYIPVSVLLIEYFICLFLMIASRFFVKSMYQDIASKSPRTLPQDTIIYGAGSLGILTRNVLLNDPHKIHNILCFIDDNPTLNGKSMAGVRVLDRESAYEKYGSKDASNLEVVLAIQSIGTKRKKDILEFFLQRNIVVKVVPSANEWLEGTLSSGQIRKIRIEDLLEREPIKLDSANVRNQVVGKVVAITGAAGSIGSEIARQLVHYAPKKLLMLDQSESGLYDLEFELRNVYAERIENVELVSMIANVTDAARMERVFTLHQPQIVFHAAAYKHVPMMEKYPYEAIKTNVLGTKTVADLSVRQRVEKFVFVSTDKAVNPTNVMGASKRLAEMYVQSLNSYLANTTDFVITRFGNVLGSNGSVVPLFRKQIQAGGPITVTHPEVIRFFMTIPEACQLVLEAGAMGQGGDVFVFDMGEPIKIVDLARRMVQLSGLVVDRDIRIIYTGLRPGEKLYEELLRNNESHLPTHHSKILIARLPDVAYEGVHETIRELKNILPGGDRDAMVSLMKTIIPEYISNNSEFEKLDHLQEDFSDPM comes from the coding sequence ATGATTGAGAGAATTTTCAGGAGTGTCCTTGATAGTTATCATCATCGCTTTGTTTCGCGCCGTCTGATCCTGGCTATCGATCTGACCATTGTCCTGTTTTCTTTCCTGGCGGCCAGTGTGCTGCGTTTCAACTTCGATGTCTCGGAGATCAACTGGCCGGTGTACCGGTATTACGTTCTGGTGTTGCTGCTGGTGCGATGGGGGTACTTTTTAGGCTTCCGATCCTATCATGGTATAGTACGCCACACGAGTCTGGAAGATATGTGGCTCATATTCCGCACCGTTTCACTCAGCAGCCTCACGGTCATCTTGGCTTCTGCCGCTGCCGCCTATTTTCTCGATCGCATCATTCTTTACATTCCGGTTTCCGTACTGCTGATCGAGTATTTCATCTGCCTTTTCCTGATGATTGCCAGCCGGTTTTTTGTCAAATCCATGTACCAGGATATTGCTAGTAAAAGTCCACGTACATTGCCTCAGGATACCATCATTTATGGGGCGGGTTCGCTGGGAATCCTCACCCGGAACGTCCTGTTGAACGACCCCCATAAAATCCATAACATTCTATGCTTCATTGATGATAATCCCACTCTAAATGGGAAATCGATGGCCGGTGTGCGGGTACTGGACCGCGAAAGCGCATATGAAAAATACGGAAGTAAGGATGCCTCCAACCTTGAGGTTGTTTTAGCTATTCAAAGCATCGGCACCAAACGCAAGAAAGATATTCTGGAGTTTTTCCTGCAGCGAAATATCGTCGTGAAGGTGGTACCCTCGGCCAACGAATGGCTGGAAGGTACCCTGAGCAGTGGACAGATTAGAAAAATCCGGATTGAAGACCTCCTCGAACGGGAACCTATCAAGCTGGACAGCGCCAATGTCAGAAATCAGGTGGTCGGTAAAGTGGTAGCCATTACGGGAGCGGCCGGTTCCATTGGCAGCGAAATCGCCCGTCAACTTGTTCACTATGCCCCCAAGAAACTGCTGATGTTGGACCAGTCGGAATCCGGACTCTATGATCTTGAATTTGAACTGAGGAATGTATACGCCGAACGTATAGAGAACGTAGAACTGGTGTCTATGATCGCCAACGTGACCGATGCCGCGCGTATGGAACGAGTGTTCACGTTACATCAGCCCCAGATCGTGTTCCATGCCGCCGCCTACAAGCATGTGCCCATGATGGAGAAATACCCCTACGAAGCAATCAAAACCAACGTGCTGGGTACCAAGACGGTGGCTGATTTGTCTGTTCGGCAGCGAGTGGAAAAATTTGTGTTCGTTTCGACTGACAAAGCGGTAAATCCTACCAATGTCATGGGGGCGTCGAAGCGACTGGCTGAGATGTATGTCCAGAGCCTGAACTCATATCTGGCCAACACTACTGATTTCGTAATTACCCGATTTGGTAACGTATTGGGTTCCAATGGGTCGGTGGTACCCCTTTTCAGGAAGCAAATCCAGGCAGGAGGACCCATCACGGTAACTCACCCGGAGGTTATCCGTTTTTTCATGACCATTCCGGAGGCTTGCCAACTGGTGCTGGAAGCCGGGGCCATGGGGCAGGGAGGGGACGTGTTTGTGTTCGATATGGGTGAACCGATTAAGATTGTGGACCTGGCCCGCCGAATGGTTCAGCTTTCGGGGCTGGTCGTAGACCGTGACATCCGGATCATCTATACAGGCCTCCGACCTGGTGAGAAGCTCTACGAAGAATTATTGCGGAATAATGAATCCCACCTGCCTACCCATCACTCCAAAATACTCATCGCCCGCCTGCCCGACGTAGCCTACGAAGGCGTGCACGAGACGATCAGGGAATTAAAAAATATTCTTCCCGGCGGTGACCGCGACGCGATGGTGTCGCTGATGAAAACGATCATTCCTGAGTACATCAGCAATAATTCTGAGTTCGAAAAACTGGATCATCTGCAGGAAGACTTTTCAGATCCTATGTAA
- a CDS encoding acetyl-CoA C-acetyltransferase — protein MAEAYIYDAVRTPRGRGKSDGSLHTTQPVQLLTTVLEKLRDRNDLDTRLVDDVIMGCVTPIGEQGADIARTAAISAGYAESVAGVQLNRFCSSGLEAMNMAAAYIMSGQVDLIVAGGVESMSRVAMGSDGGALGMNPQIVAEHKIVPQGISADLIATKYNYSRLDVDTYAAESYRRATEAQRAHRFQRSLVAIEDELGTLLLDQDEGVRPETTVESLGKLKPAFEGIGKMGLDALALMKYPAIPQINHVHHAGNSSQIVDGAAGLLIGSQAIGEQLGLKPRARIRAFAVIGTEPTIMLTGPVPATQKALKRAGMNITDIDLFEVNEAFAAIPLYYMEQLGVDHHKVNVNGGSIALGHPLGATGAIISATLLDEMERTDKSIGLATLCIGGGMGIATIFERVK, from the coding sequence ATGGCCGAAGCCTATATTTACGACGCAGTGCGCACCCCCCGGGGCCGCGGCAAGTCGGACGGATCGCTGCATACTACACAGCCGGTCCAGTTGCTCACAACGGTGCTTGAAAAACTGCGCGATCGGAATGACCTAGATACCCGCCTGGTGGACGATGTGATTATGGGCTGTGTGACGCCCATCGGTGAGCAGGGCGCGGATATAGCCCGTACGGCAGCTATCAGCGCTGGCTATGCCGAAAGCGTGGCAGGGGTACAGCTGAATCGCTTCTGCTCATCGGGGCTGGAAGCCATGAACATGGCTGCTGCCTACATCATGTCGGGTCAGGTAGATTTGATCGTCGCTGGAGGCGTGGAATCCATGTCACGTGTGGCAATGGGGTCGGACGGCGGCGCCCTGGGGATGAATCCGCAGATTGTAGCCGAACACAAGATTGTACCCCAAGGTATTTCGGCAGATCTGATCGCTACGAAGTACAACTACTCCCGCCTGGATGTAGACACCTATGCGGCGGAATCATACCGCCGGGCAACCGAAGCCCAACGGGCTCACCGTTTCCAGCGCTCGCTGGTGGCAATCGAGGACGAGCTGGGTACCCTGCTGCTCGATCAGGACGAAGGGGTACGTCCGGAGACCACCGTAGAGTCGCTGGGTAAATTGAAACCTGCATTTGAAGGAATTGGCAAAATGGGCCTGGATGCCCTGGCTCTGATGAAGTACCCCGCCATCCCACAGATCAACCATGTCCATCATGCGGGTAATTCGTCGCAAATCGTGGATGGCGCAGCGGGACTTTTGATTGGCAGCCAAGCCATTGGCGAACAACTGGGGCTGAAACCCCGTGCCAGAATCAGAGCCTTCGCGGTTATTGGCACCGAACCTACCATCATGCTGACCGGCCCCGTGCCCGCTACCCAGAAAGCACTGAAACGAGCGGGTATGAACATCACAGACATCGACCTGTTTGAAGTTAATGAAGCTTTTGCTGCCATTCCCCTTTACTACATGGAGCAATTGGGCGTGGATCACCATAAAGTCAACGTCAATGGCGGATCTATTGCGTTAGGGCACCCACTGGGCGCCACGGGTGCCATTATTTCGGCTACCCTGCTCGACGAAATGGAGCGAACCGATAAATCCATTGGGTTGGCTACCCTCTGCATTGGTGGCGGCATGGGCATCGCCACCATCTTTGAGCGGGTAAAGTAG
- a CDS encoding 3-hydroxyacyl-CoA dehydrogenase NAD-binding domain-containing protein — MEIEYKQEQNIGVITWNMTSSPMNVLNDASIPAFETALQQAFDDPKVKGIIVTSAKPEFIAGADLKMILRNQERDPKEMLEVSMQLNRLFRRMETNGKPLVAAINGTVLGGGYEVCLACHHRIALDNPKTKIGLPEVKLGLLPGGGGTQRLPRMIGIQTALPLMLEGKDVSPRQALELGMVDEVIGTPQEMMQAARDWILANPSPIKPWDQINKKTGRIEARDNFKVPGGNVQGPAGVQAFAIGTAMVMEKTRGNYPAPLAILSCVYEGLQVNLDRAIAIEARYFVKVARSKEAGNLIRTMFLGLGSANKGASRPQAVEKTEVKKLGILGAGLMGAGIAYVSAMAGIEVILKDISTEAAEKGKEYSRKLLDKAITRGTLNEAKAEAILSLIKPTAQAADLQGCELIIEAVFENREVKAQVIGEAEPMLAEGGVFGSNTSTLPITGLAALAGKPENFIGIHFFSPVDKMMLVELIVGEKTSDYALAVAIDYVRKIRKTPIVVNDSRGFYTSRCFITYSSEGMELLKDGVDPVLIENAAKLAGMPVGPLAVTDEVALDLVYKIAAQSIADGALTEADTSYQVSKKFVEMGRMGKKAKAGFYDYPEGATKYPWPGLTELFPLADPQPDVEEVKKRLLYRQTLEAVRCFEEGVIRTRLDADLGSILAWGFPAYTGGTLSFVDYVGAQEFVRECDRMADAYGERFRPTEALRAQK, encoded by the coding sequence ATGGAAATAGAATACAAGCAAGAACAAAACATCGGGGTCATTACCTGGAATATGACCTCTTCTCCGATGAACGTCCTGAATGATGCGTCCATCCCGGCCTTTGAAACGGCATTGCAGCAGGCCTTCGATGATCCGAAAGTCAAAGGTATTATCGTGACCTCGGCCAAGCCGGAATTCATCGCCGGAGCTGATCTCAAAATGATCCTGCGCAATCAGGAGCGGGACCCAAAGGAAATGTTGGAGGTTTCTATGCAGTTGAACCGGCTGTTTCGCCGCATGGAAACCAACGGTAAGCCCCTGGTCGCCGCGATCAATGGTACCGTGCTGGGTGGTGGCTACGAAGTATGCCTGGCTTGCCATCACCGCATAGCGCTCGACAATCCAAAGACTAAAATCGGACTGCCCGAAGTAAAACTGGGCCTATTGCCGGGCGGCGGGGGTACCCAACGCCTGCCCCGGATGATTGGTATTCAGACTGCCCTGCCGCTGATGCTGGAAGGAAAGGATGTGTCGCCCCGGCAGGCTTTGGAACTGGGGATGGTGGATGAAGTGATAGGTACCCCCCAGGAAATGATGCAGGCGGCTAGGGACTGGATTTTAGCCAATCCTTCGCCAATAAAACCTTGGGATCAGATCAACAAAAAGACGGGCAGGATCGAAGCGCGTGATAACTTCAAGGTACCCGGCGGCAATGTACAAGGGCCAGCCGGTGTGCAGGCCTTTGCAATCGGTACAGCGATGGTGATGGAAAAAACGCGGGGCAATTACCCTGCTCCGCTGGCCATTCTTTCCTGCGTGTACGAGGGCTTGCAGGTCAATCTGGATCGTGCCATTGCCATCGAAGCACGGTATTTTGTCAAGGTAGCCCGGTCCAAAGAAGCCGGAAACCTGATTCGGACCATGTTCCTAGGGCTGGGTAGTGCCAACAAAGGTGCCAGTCGTCCGCAAGCTGTTGAGAAAACGGAAGTCAAGAAATTGGGTATCCTGGGTGCTGGCCTGATGGGCGCGGGTATCGCCTACGTGTCGGCGATGGCAGGGATTGAAGTGATTCTGAAAGACATAAGCACTGAAGCCGCCGAAAAGGGAAAAGAGTATTCCAGAAAACTTTTAGATAAAGCCATCACCAGGGGTACCCTCAACGAAGCAAAAGCCGAAGCGATTCTGAGTTTAATAAAGCCTACCGCCCAAGCTGCTGATTTGCAAGGTTGCGAACTAATCATTGAAGCCGTTTTCGAAAACAGGGAGGTGAAGGCGCAGGTAATCGGCGAAGCCGAGCCGATGCTGGCCGAGGGCGGCGTTTTTGGCTCCAATACCTCCACGCTACCCATCACCGGCCTGGCGGCTTTAGCCGGAAAACCCGAAAATTTCATTGGGATTCATTTCTTTTCCCCGGTGGACAAAATGATGCTGGTGGAGCTAATCGTAGGTGAAAAAACCTCCGACTACGCATTGGCTGTGGCAATCGACTATGTGCGCAAAATCCGCAAGACACCCATTGTCGTCAACGATTCGCGGGGTTTTTATACTTCCCGTTGCTTCATCACCTATTCGTCCGAAGGTATGGAACTGCTCAAAGATGGCGTAGATCCCGTACTGATCGAAAACGCGGCCAAACTGGCCGGAATGCCCGTGGGACCCTTAGCCGTCACCGATGAGGTGGCGTTGGATCTGGTCTATAAAATCGCCGCCCAGTCTATTGCCGACGGAGCGCTCACCGAAGCCGATACCAGTTATCAGGTCAGTAAGAAATTTGTGGAAATGGGGCGGATGGGCAAGAAAGCCAAAGCAGGATTTTACGACTATCCCGAAGGAGCCACGAAGTACCCCTGGCCTGGTCTGACGGAGCTGTTTCCTTTGGCCGATCCGCAGCCGGATGTTGAAGAAGTGAAAAAAAGGCTGCTCTATCGTCAGACTCTGGAAGCCGTGCGGTGCTTCGAGGAAGGCGTCATCCGTACCCGGCTTGACGCGGATCTGGGTTCTATTCTGGCCTGGGGTTTCCCGGCCTACACGGGGGGTACCCTGTCATTTGTGGATTATGTAGGGGCTCAGGAGTTTGTGCGGGAATGTGACCGGATGGCCGATGCTTACGGTGAGCGGTTCAGACCGACGGAGGCGCTGCGGGCACAGAAATAA
- a CDS encoding LytR/AlgR family response regulator transcription factor: protein MTTTLPLPHLHFKHHLPFPVQDVMRLDGKGNYTVLTLSDGTQFLSSRSLGIYETIFPESFFRVHKGCIINLEFLQDLDAERHLAILNDGAEVSVSRRRWPELKVRFTD from the coding sequence ATGACCACCACCTTACCTCTCCCTCATCTCCACTTCAAACACCACTTGCCTTTTCCCGTGCAGGACGTCATGCGCCTGGACGGGAAGGGCAATTATACGGTTTTAACACTTTCCGACGGAACGCAATTTCTTTCCTCGCGCAGCCTGGGCATTTACGAAACCATTTTTCCCGAAAGCTTTTTTCGCGTCCACAAAGGCTGTATCATCAATCTGGAATTTTTACAGGATCTGGATGCCGAAAGACACTTGGCTATCCTCAATGATGGTGCCGAAGTGTCCGTATCACGGCGGCGTTGGCCGGAATTAAAAGTACGTTTTACCGACTAG